A genomic segment from Geitlerinema sp. PCC 7407 encodes:
- a CDS encoding AAA family ATPase encodes MTEATLPPLIQQMLQPTFYPHPVVEPIQLIQTHVSYVLLTGEYVYKLKKSVNFGFLDYSTLERRKHFCEAELTMNDRGAPGLYLEVLPIYQAGETFGLSGDGEPVEYTLKMRQFPQANLFTDLYERGELTVERVEELARVVAEFHLTAATSDYVRAFGEVARIREAFDENYEQTRGYIGGPQTQAQFDETQAYTDRFFATQEALFAQRRSRDWIRECHGDLHLRNICLWNGKVMLFDCIEFNEPFRFVDVMFDIGYIVMDFEARQRPDLCYAFLNAYLERTGDWEGLLVLPIYVNRQSYVRAKVTSFLLGDPAIAPEEKQKAEAIAAQYYRLAWQYTQPRQGRLILMSGLSGAGKSTVAKSLAGKLGAVHLRSDAVRKHLAGVPLYERGGPELYTAEMTQKTYDRLLELGLQLAESGYAVILDAKYDRQALRKGAIAQAEARQIPLQILHCTAPESVLRDRLDQRTGDIADATADLISAQAAAAEAFGEDELAYVTPLDTTQTGEAEWESALLS; translated from the coding sequence ATGACCGAAGCGACTCTTCCGCCCCTGATTCAGCAAATGCTGCAGCCGACGTTTTACCCCCACCCGGTGGTAGAGCCGATTCAGCTGATTCAAACCCACGTCTCCTATGTTCTGCTGACAGGAGAATATGTTTATAAGCTGAAAAAGTCGGTGAACTTTGGCTTTTTGGACTACTCCACGCTGGAGCGGCGGAAGCATTTCTGCGAAGCAGAGCTGACGATGAACGACCGGGGCGCGCCGGGGCTGTATCTGGAGGTTTTGCCGATTTATCAAGCGGGCGAAACCTTTGGCCTGAGCGGTGATGGCGAACCGGTGGAGTACACGCTGAAAATGCGGCAGTTTCCCCAGGCAAACCTGTTTACGGATTTGTATGAGCGTGGCGAGCTGACGGTGGAGCGGGTCGAGGAACTGGCCCGAGTGGTGGCGGAGTTTCACCTGACGGCGGCCACCAGCGACTATGTGCGGGCCTTTGGGGAAGTGGCGCGGATCCGAGAGGCTTTTGACGAAAACTACGAGCAAACTCGGGGCTACATTGGCGGGCCGCAAACCCAAGCCCAGTTTGATGAAACCCAAGCCTACACGGACCGGTTCTTTGCCACCCAGGAGGCGCTGTTTGCTCAGCGGCGATCGCGCGACTGGATTCGCGAGTGTCACGGCGACTTGCACCTGCGCAACATTTGCCTGTGGAATGGCAAGGTGATGCTGTTTGACTGCATCGAGTTTAATGAGCCATTCCGGTTTGTCGATGTGATGTTTGACATCGGCTATATCGTGATGGACTTTGAGGCTCGGCAGCGGCCCGATCTTTGCTATGCGTTTTTGAATGCCTACCTGGAGCGGACGGGGGACTGGGAAGGGCTGCTGGTGCTGCCCATTTATGTCAATCGACAGTCCTACGTGCGGGCAAAGGTGACGTCGTTCTTGCTGGGTGACCCGGCGATCGCCCCTGAGGAAAAGCAAAAAGCAGAGGCGATCGCGGCGCAGTACTACCGCCTGGCGTGGCAGTATACCCAGCCTCGCCAAGGCCGCCTCATTCTGATGTCTGGCCTCTCGGGCGCGGGCAAGAGCACCGTTGCCAAGAGCCTGGCGGGCAAGCTGGGGGCCGTTCACCTGCGATCGGACGCTGTGCGCAAGCACCTGGCAGGGGTCCCGCTCTACGAGCGGGGCGGCCCAGAGCTCTACACCGCTGAAATGACGCAAAAAACCTACGATCGGCTGCTGGAGCTGGGCCTCCAGCTGGCCGAGAGCGGCTATGCGGTGATTTTGGATGCCAAGTACGATCGGCAGGCCCTGCGCAAAGGGGCGATCGCCCAGGCAGAGGCGCGGCAAATCCCGCTGCAAATCCTGCACTGCACCGCCCCCGAGTCGGTTCTGCGCGATCGCCTCGATCAGCGCACGGGCGACATCGCCGATGCCACCGCCGACCTGATCAGCGCCCAAGCCGCCGCTGCGGAGGCCTTTGGCGAAGACGAGTTGGCCTATGTCACCCCCTTGGACACGACCCAAACGGGCGAGGCAGAATGGGAGAGCGCTCTTCTCTCCTGA
- a CDS encoding YdcF family protein translates to MFLYLSKLLPLLFYPLGLTCVLLVVALVTLTKWPRVATGAIATALVVLLVASNGWVSTALVRSLEWRSRPESLPQADAIVVLGGSTRPLMPPRASVEVSEAGDRVLYGAQLYREGKAPRLILSGGRIDWLGGGPPESADMAAMVQTMGVPESAILEDPDSYNTYQNAINVLQLMRANNIQKILLVTSAMHMPRSLRIFQKLGVDAAPAPTDFLVTQQELEEYTGSLQAILLNLTPDSERLLQTTRALKEYIGLVIYRLRGWL, encoded by the coding sequence ATGTTTTTGTACCTCTCCAAACTGTTACCGCTGCTGTTTTATCCCCTGGGCCTGACCTGCGTGCTGCTGGTGGTGGCTCTGGTGACGCTGACAAAGTGGCCTCGGGTGGCGACGGGCGCGATCGCCACGGCCCTAGTGGTGCTGCTGGTAGCCAGCAATGGCTGGGTCTCGACCGCCCTTGTGCGGTCCCTCGAATGGCGATCGCGCCCAGAGAGCCTGCCCCAGGCCGATGCCATCGTGGTTTTGGGCGGCAGCACCCGGCCGCTGATGCCGCCTCGGGCCTCGGTGGAGGTCAGCGAAGCCGGCGATCGCGTCCTGTACGGCGCTCAGCTCTACCGCGAAGGCAAAGCGCCGCGCCTGATTCTGAGCGGAGGGCGCATCGACTGGCTCGGCGGCGGTCCTCCCGAGTCCGCCGACATGGCTGCCATGGTCCAGACCATGGGCGTCCCAGAATCAGCCATTCTCGAAGATCCAGACTCCTACAACACCTACCAGAACGCGATCAACGTCTTGCAGCTCATGCGGGCCAACAACATCCAGAAAATCCTGCTCGTCACCTCCGCAATGCACATGCCGCGATCGCTGCGCATCTTCCAGAAACTCGGCGTTGACGCCGCTCCAGCGCCCACCGACTTTCTGGTCACCCAGCAGGAACTGGAGGAGTACACCGGCAGCCTCCAGGCGATTTTGCTGAACCTCACCCCCGATAGCGAGAGGCTGCTCCAAACCACCCGCGCCCTCAAGGAGTACATCGGACTGGTTATTTATCGTCTGCGGGGCTGGCTTTGA
- the cobW gene encoding cobalamin biosynthesis protein CobW, with protein sequence MQKIPVTIVTGFLGAGKTTLIRHLLQNNQGRRIAVLVNEFGEVGIDGELIRACQVCDDEEDARQNIVELTNGCLCCTVQEEFLPTMQELLKRRDRLDHMVIETSGLALPKPLVKAFRWPEIRNSATVDGIVTVVDCEAIASGQLVGDLDALLAQRETDPNLEHDETPIEELFEDQLACADLVLLTKGDRVPPETRQQIEEWLQSQIAPSVKIIACHQGQVAPEVLMGFNATVEDDLDNRPSHHDTEEEHDHDDDITSLSLQLDHAFEPSTLIHALQQLTQEHEIYRVKGFVAVPTKPMRLVLQGVGQRFDHFYDRPWQQNESPKTHLVFIGRALDPILIKNLLQPLGQ encoded by the coding sequence ATGCAAAAAATTCCCGTCACCATCGTGACCGGCTTCCTGGGCGCCGGCAAAACCACCCTCATTCGCCACCTCCTGCAAAATAACCAGGGCCGCCGCATCGCAGTTCTAGTCAACGAATTCGGTGAAGTTGGGATTGACGGCGAACTAATTCGCGCCTGCCAAGTATGCGACGACGAAGAAGATGCTCGCCAAAACATTGTTGAGCTCACCAATGGTTGTCTGTGCTGCACCGTCCAGGAAGAATTCTTGCCCACCATGCAAGAGCTACTCAAACGGCGCGATCGCCTCGATCATATGGTCATCGAAACCTCCGGACTTGCCCTCCCCAAGCCCCTCGTCAAAGCCTTTCGCTGGCCAGAAATTCGCAACAGCGCGACGGTTGACGGCATCGTGACCGTCGTCGACTGTGAAGCGATCGCCTCTGGCCAGCTTGTCGGCGACCTCGACGCCCTACTTGCTCAGCGAGAAACCGACCCCAACCTAGAGCACGACGAAACTCCCATAGAAGAGCTTTTCGAAGACCAGCTCGCCTGCGCTGACCTTGTCCTACTGACCAAAGGCGATCGCGTTCCCCCAGAAACTCGCCAACAAATCGAAGAATGGCTCCAGTCTCAAATTGCCCCCAGCGTCAAAATCATTGCCTGTCACCAAGGACAAGTTGCCCCTGAAGTCCTCATGGGATTCAACGCCACCGTTGAAGACGACCTCGACAATCGTCCCAGCCACCATGACACAGAAGAAGAGCACGACCATGATGATGACATCACCTCCCTCAGTCTCCAGCTTGACCATGCCTTTGAACCCTCAACCCTCATTCATGCTCTACAGCAACTAACCCAAGAGCACGAGATCTACCGCGTCAAAGGCTTCGTCGCCGTCCCCACCAAGCCTATGAGACTCGTCCTACAAGGAGTTGGTCAGCGCTTTGACCACTTCTACGATCGCCCTTGGCAGCAGAACGAATCTCCCAAAACCCACCTAGTCTTCATTGGTCGGGCTCTAGACCCCATCTTGATAAAAAACTTGCTTCAACCCCTAGGCCAATAG
- a CDS encoding HupE/UreJ family protein, which produces MANSPVISDSISRDGSVRQLKWLRRAPAILIGAAFLLSVATPALAHHPLGGRIPGNFFEGFMSGLAHPVIGLDHLAFIVAVGFLSALNPGKLWLPLSFVLAALGGTGLHLMKFNIPAVEVGVALSVLIFGLLLAARRTPDPRAVVLMGSLAGLLHGYAYGEAIIGAQMTPLTAYLTGFTAIQLAIALGVNQLSQKLMAGSQSMAWPSRVAGFAIAGIGIVFLSRALFA; this is translated from the coding sequence ATGGCAAATTCACCTGTAATTTCAGACTCGATTTCCCGTGATGGATCGGTGCGCCAGTTGAAATGGCTGCGTCGAGCACCCGCTATTTTAATTGGCGCTGCTTTCCTATTGTCTGTGGCGACGCCTGCTCTGGCGCACCACCCCCTCGGTGGGCGAATCCCTGGCAACTTTTTTGAAGGATTTATGTCCGGCCTTGCCCATCCGGTAATCGGGTTGGACCACTTGGCATTTATTGTCGCAGTTGGATTCTTGTCAGCACTCAACCCTGGAAAGCTCTGGCTGCCCTTGAGCTTCGTCCTAGCGGCATTGGGTGGCACGGGCCTCCATCTGATGAAATTTAATATTCCGGCAGTTGAGGTTGGCGTTGCGCTGTCGGTCTTGATTTTTGGTCTGCTGCTGGCGGCACGGCGGACCCCCGATCCTAGAGCGGTAGTTCTCATGGGATCTTTGGCAGGATTGCTTCACGGTTATGCCTACGGCGAAGCGATTATTGGCGCGCAAATGACGCCGCTGACGGCTTATCTGACGGGCTTTACCGCCATTCAGCTGGCGATCGCCCTCGGCGTGAATCAACTCAGCCAAAAACTCATGGCGGGCTCTCAGTCAATGGCCTGGCCCAGCCGCGTTGCTGGGTTTGCGATCGCTGGCATCGGCATTGTCTTTCTAAGCCGTGCCTTGTTCGCCTAG
- the purQ gene encoding phosphoribosylformylglycinamidine synthase subunit PurQ yields the protein MQFGIIVFPGSNCDRDMATVTRDILNQPTRMIWHEESDLSDVDVIIIPGGFSYGDYLRCGAIARFSPAMQVTIEHAQQGKPVLGVCNGFQVLTEAGLLPGALTRNQNLHFICDQSILRVERNDLFWTQKYQQHQTITLPIAHGEGRYQADANTLAKLEQNRQILLRYSSPSGEINQDSNPNGSLNNIAGISNERGNVVGMMPHPERAADSRLGNTDGLMLFQGILEQALLAA from the coding sequence ATGCAATTTGGAATTATTGTATTTCCAGGCTCTAATTGCGATCGCGATATGGCCACCGTTACTCGCGACATCCTCAATCAGCCAACTCGCATGATTTGGCACGAGGAAAGCGACTTATCTGATGTAGACGTCATCATCATTCCTGGTGGATTTAGCTACGGCGACTACCTTCGATGCGGGGCGATCGCTCGCTTCTCTCCCGCAATGCAAGTTACCATCGAACACGCACAGCAAGGCAAACCCGTCCTTGGAGTCTGCAACGGCTTTCAGGTGCTTACCGAAGCAGGACTACTACCCGGTGCACTGACCCGCAATCAAAATCTTCATTTCATTTGCGACCAAAGCATCCTTAGAGTCGAGCGAAACGATCTCTTTTGGACCCAAAAATATCAGCAGCATCAGACGATTACCCTTCCCATTGCCCATGGCGAAGGTCGCTACCAAGCAGACGCCAACACTCTTGCAAAGCTGGAGCAAAATAGACAGATTTTGCTTCGCTACTCATCCCCCTCAGGGGAAATCAATCAAGACAGTAACCCTAATGGCTCTCTCAACAACATCGCCGGGATAAGCAATGAGAGAGGGAACGTCGTTGGCATGATGCCCCATCCAGAACGAGCCGCCGATAGCCGCCTCGGCAACACGGACGGCCTCATGCTTTTCCAAGGCATCCTGGAACAGGCCCTGCTCGCCGCCTAG
- a CDS encoding Fur family transcriptional regulator — protein sequence MKGQRTRSQSRILKLLKSLEQECSAQEIYIKLREQNQSMGLATVYRSLDALKLEGAVQVRTLATGESLYSSMKQDKHHLTCLQCGDSIPIDECPVHALEEQLHRSYQFKIYYHTLEFYGLCDRCQVTQEQHLEA from the coding sequence ATGAAAGGCCAACGTACTCGTAGCCAGTCCCGCATTCTCAAACTCCTCAAATCCCTCGAGCAGGAGTGTTCAGCCCAAGAAATTTATATAAAGCTGCGCGAACAAAATCAAAGTATGGGACTCGCAACGGTCTATCGCTCCCTAGATGCCCTGAAGTTAGAGGGAGCAGTACAAGTGCGCACCTTGGCGACTGGAGAGTCACTCTACAGCTCCATGAAACAGGACAAGCATCACCTCACTTGCTTGCAGTGTGGGGACTCTATTCCCATTGATGAATGTCCAGTTCACGCCCTCGAAGAGCAGCTACATCGGAGCTACCAATTCAAGATTTACTATCACACGCTCGAATTCTACGGCTTGTGCGATCGCTGCCAGGTGACTCAAGAACAGCATCTAGAGGCCTAA
- a CDS encoding PP2C family serine/threonine-protein phosphatase, producing the protein MSTSPPSILCTNPNCDRPANPLGLSVCEVCQTPLVYRYVWAVGEAALAMPPGQAVGDRYYVVAPQIWLDLRPGELPLVPEVFPDQVLPYLALYPQRLHVPEAYGFCPLEPTRPDSPLVLLLENVPIDDQGQLAASLVDQWAEASSVRQLYWLWQILQLWPLLEKHQATLSLLSPENLRVEGWRVRLRELYFDAIAPEVEQLRPSLQDLGYCWANWSETADSGIQKPLQELCQQLQQPGAQYEAIALQLNRLLVTQAARFPLKLDVFGATDTGPQHDHNEDSCYPVAADLTATVIDPLVPHLAIVCDGIGGHEGGEVASQLAVRSLRLQVQALLTEVAEQPELATPDLIAEQLSASIRVANNLIAAQNDGQGREARRRMGTTLVMALHLPQTLGQTDSETTTHELYVAHVGDSRAYWITPTRCQCLTVDDDVATREVRMERGLYREALQRPDAGALTQALGTRDADLLRPTVQRFILEEDGIVLLCSDGLSDNGWVEKSWQAYAEPVLQRKQTLQDAVEHLIAIANQENGYDNTSVVMMRCLVSPVRPILFDPQALGVSEARGQSRTDWSEASRALLYGESEVVEEIPLEEPVTAVRKPRSRPRGLVMVMVGLLLLVLGGGAGLVAMWQFAPTQFEQLRPNLPRPLDRLLPPSPADDTLPPAP; encoded by the coding sequence ATGAGTACTTCTCCTCCGTCAATTTTGTGTACTAACCCAAATTGCGATCGCCCGGCGAATCCCTTGGGGCTGTCGGTGTGTGAAGTGTGTCAGACGCCGCTGGTTTATCGCTATGTGTGGGCCGTGGGGGAGGCAGCGCTGGCAATGCCGCCGGGGCAGGCGGTGGGCGATCGCTACTACGTGGTGGCTCCTCAGATCTGGCTGGATTTGCGGCCGGGGGAGCTGCCGCTGGTGCCGGAGGTGTTTCCCGATCAGGTGCTGCCGTACCTGGCGCTGTATCCTCAGCGACTGCATGTGCCGGAGGCCTACGGCTTTTGCCCCCTGGAGCCGACGCGCCCCGATTCTCCGCTGGTGCTGCTGCTAGAGAATGTGCCCATTGATGATCAGGGGCAGCTAGCGGCGAGTCTGGTAGATCAGTGGGCGGAGGCGTCGTCGGTGCGACAGCTCTACTGGCTCTGGCAGATTTTGCAGCTTTGGCCGCTGCTGGAAAAGCATCAGGCGACGCTGAGCTTGCTGTCGCCGGAAAATTTGCGGGTGGAGGGATGGCGGGTGCGGCTACGGGAGCTGTACTTTGACGCGATCGCCCCTGAGGTGGAGCAGCTGCGCCCTTCGCTTCAGGATTTGGGGTACTGCTGGGCCAACTGGTCGGAGACGGCGGACAGCGGTATCCAGAAGCCGCTGCAAGAGCTCTGTCAGCAGCTACAGCAGCCCGGAGCCCAGTATGAGGCGATCGCCCTTCAGCTCAACCGGCTGCTGGTGACCCAGGCAGCTCGCTTCCCGCTCAAGCTAGATGTTTTCGGCGCGACCGATACGGGGCCTCAGCACGATCACAACGAAGATAGCTGCTACCCGGTGGCGGCGGATCTGACCGCGACGGTGATTGATCCGCTGGTGCCCCACCTGGCGATCGTGTGTGACGGGATCGGCGGACATGAGGGGGGCGAGGTGGCGAGCCAGCTGGCCGTGCGATCGCTGCGGCTCCAGGTTCAGGCTCTGCTGACGGAGGTGGCCGAGCAGCCAGAACTGGCGACGCCGGACTTGATTGCAGAACAGCTTTCGGCCAGCATTCGCGTGGCCAACAACCTAATTGCCGCCCAAAACGACGGCCAGGGGCGCGAGGCGCGGCGGCGAATGGGCACGACGCTGGTGATGGCGCTGCACTTGCCCCAGACCCTCGGCCAAACCGACAGCGAAACCACCACTCATGAGCTGTATGTGGCCCACGTGGGAGACAGCCGCGCTTACTGGATTACGCCGACGCGGTGTCAGTGCTTGACGGTGGATGATGATGTCGCCACTCGAGAGGTGCGGATGGAGCGCGGCCTCTATCGCGAGGCGCTGCAGCGGCCAGATGCTGGGGCGCTGACCCAAGCCTTGGGAACGCGAGATGCAGATCTGCTGAGGCCAACGGTCCAGCGATTTATTTTGGAAGAGGATGGTATTGTGCTGCTGTGCTCGGACGGCCTGAGCGACAACGGCTGGGTCGAGAAGTCGTGGCAGGCCTACGCGGAGCCGGTTTTGCAGCGCAAGCAAACTTTGCAAGATGCGGTGGAGCACTTGATTGCGATCGCCAACCAAGAAAATGGCTACGACAACACCTCTGTGGTGATGATGCGCTGCTTGGTGTCTCCTGTGCGGCCTATCCTCTTTGATCCCCAAGCCCTAGGCGTGAGCGAGGCTCGCGGCCAAAGCCGAACGGACTGGTCAGAAGCGTCTCGGGCTTTGCTGTACGGGGAGTCGGAGGTGGTTGAAGAGATTCCGCTAGAAGAGCCGGTGACTGCGGTGCGAAAGCCGCGATCGCGGCCTCGCGGCTTGGTGATGGTGATGGTTGGCTTGCTGCTGCTGGTGTTGGGCGGGGGCGCTGGCTTAGTGGCAATGTGGCAGTTTGCGCCCACTCAGTTTGAGCAGCTGCGGCCCAACTTGCCGAGGCCGCTCGATCGGCTGCTGCCTCCGTCGCCGGCGGACGACACCCTACCTCCAGCGCCCTAA
- a CDS encoding NfeD family protein codes for MPANPTLLWLLAGIVLCLMELFLPTAFVEFMMGIAALIVALLSLFIPQLGLQILLWMILSTGLVLLARRFLRPKHAIAREIEDSHEARVLIAIPAGETGRVLYEGNSWQARCEDEHLPLGANQRVYVVRREGNTLIVVPETLLRS; via the coding sequence ATGCCCGCCAACCCGACCCTACTGTGGCTCCTAGCCGGCATTGTCCTCTGCCTGATGGAGCTGTTTCTCCCGACAGCTTTTGTTGAATTCATGATGGGCATCGCGGCCCTCATCGTCGCTCTGCTCTCCCTTTTCATTCCCCAGCTTGGCCTTCAAATCTTGCTGTGGATGATTTTGTCCACTGGACTGGTCCTGCTAGCGCGACGATTTCTGCGGCCCAAGCACGCGATCGCCCGTGAAATTGAAGACTCCCACGAGGCCCGCGTTCTAATTGCCATTCCAGCAGGCGAAACAGGTCGCGTTCTGTATGAAGGTAACTCTTGGCAAGCCCGTTGCGAAGACGAGCACCTGCCCCTAGGAGCCAACCAGCGCGTTTACGTCGTCCGGCGAGAAGGAAACACGCTGATCGTCGTTCCCGAAACGCTGCTGCGCTCCTAG
- the purS gene encoding phosphoribosylformylglycinamidine synthase subunit PurS, with translation MTQTYQARIYVTLRPSVLDPAGTAVQSGLKHLGYENVSQVRIGKYIELTLDAENEQSANEQLDRMCDQMLANPVIENYRFELTLSTNLETAASH, from the coding sequence GTGACTCAAACGTATCAGGCTCGAATCTATGTTACTCTTCGGCCTTCTGTCCTGGATCCTGCCGGCACAGCAGTACAGTCTGGCCTTAAACATCTAGGCTACGAAAATGTGAGCCAAGTTCGCATTGGCAAGTATATAGAACTAACTCTAGACGCTGAGAATGAGCAGTCTGCAAACGAACAACTCGATCGCATGTGCGATCAGATGTTAGCCAACCCTGTCATCGAAAATTATCGGTTTGAGCTAACACTCTCTACCAATCTTGAGACTGCTGCATCCCACTAG
- a CDS encoding CHAD domain-containing protein gives MATPSPLTTLTLGECAHQAIRKHFNKVIKYEAEVLSDQDSEPLHQMRVGMRRLRTALRVFEPVVVLPKAASQQKIGKIARILGAVRDLDVLLAMLEQTYRPQLPKAEQKQLHKVTRALKKRRRQDFAQMEQLFESELYQKFLSSYHAWLKEPQFGAIAPVAAVRMVPDVLLPLVSHLFLHPGWLVGARLNHGVPEVDMAMDADTIHQVLGDQGEVVHDLRKQIKRVRYQTEFFTDFYGASYEAQIRDFKHAQDALGHLQDGAVLQALLSETLGKSWPKALPSLAEEFQAEQVRLWQAWLPLLERFLDVEVQYQLRETILRPRGLTLKEQEATPQNGDQQRDRENGLQPLSLAALKASPADDK, from the coding sequence ATGGCAACTCCTTCGCCCTTGACGACCCTAACCCTGGGAGAGTGCGCTCACCAAGCGATTCGCAAGCACTTCAATAAAGTCATCAAATATGAGGCTGAGGTGCTCTCTGACCAAGACTCGGAGCCCCTGCACCAGATGCGGGTGGGCATGCGGCGCCTGCGGACGGCCCTGAGGGTCTTTGAGCCAGTGGTGGTTTTGCCCAAGGCGGCTAGCCAGCAGAAGATCGGCAAGATTGCGCGGATTCTGGGTGCGGTGCGCGACTTGGATGTGCTGCTGGCCATGCTGGAGCAGACCTATCGGCCCCAGCTGCCCAAAGCGGAGCAGAAGCAGCTACACAAGGTGACTCGAGCCCTAAAGAAGCGGCGACGCCAAGATTTCGCACAGATGGAGCAGCTCTTCGAGAGCGAGCTCTACCAAAAGTTTCTCAGTAGCTACCATGCGTGGCTGAAGGAACCTCAGTTTGGGGCGATCGCGCCTGTCGCGGCAGTGCGAATGGTGCCCGATGTTTTGCTGCCACTGGTGAGCCACCTGTTTTTGCATCCGGGCTGGCTGGTGGGAGCCCGCCTGAATCACGGCGTGCCCGAGGTGGATATGGCGATGGACGCTGACACCATTCACCAGGTGCTCGGGGACCAAGGCGAAGTAGTCCACGATCTGCGCAAGCAAATCAAGCGGGTCCGCTACCAAACCGAGTTTTTCACGGACTTTTATGGTGCGTCCTACGAGGCGCAGATTCGAGACTTCAAGCACGCCCAGGACGCCTTAGGCCACCTTCAGGATGGGGCGGTGCTGCAAGCTCTGCTCAGCGAGACCCTGGGCAAGTCTTGGCCGAAAGCCCTGCCGAGCCTGGCTGAGGAATTTCAGGCAGAGCAGGTGCGCCTGTGGCAGGCGTGGCTGCCGCTCCTCGAGCGATTTTTGGATGTGGAGGTGCAGTATCAGCTGCGAGAGACGATTTTGCGGCCTCGGGGACTGACTTTGAAGGAGCAGGAAGCTACACCGCAAAATGGCGATCAGCAGCGCGATCGCGAAAATGGCTTGCAGCCCCTTTCCCTGGCCGCCCTCAAAGCCAGCCCCGCAGACGATAAATAA
- a CDS encoding SPFH domain-containing protein gives MGQLFLLVMLALGGSAIAGSVKIINQGNEALVETIGRYNGRKLKPGLNFVTPFLDRVVYKETIREKVLDIPPQQCITRDNVSISVDAVVYWRILDMAKAYYKVENLRTAMVNMVLTQIRAEMGKMELDETFTARSEINEVLLRELDIATDPWGVKVTRVELRDIVPSKAVQDSMELQMAAERRKRAAILTSEGEREASVNAARGAAEAQVLEAEARQKSSILAAEAEQKALVLKAQAERQERVLKAQGTAEAIQIIARTINGDADAQNALQFLLAQNYLEMGMHIGSSNSSKVMFMDPRSIPASIEGMRSIISDASDASPAAPPANPLKDLGL, from the coding sequence ATGGGACAGCTATTTTTGTTAGTCATGCTCGCCCTCGGTGGATCCGCGATCGCCGGCTCCGTCAAAATCATTAACCAAGGCAACGAAGCCCTCGTTGAAACCATTGGTCGCTACAACGGCCGCAAGCTCAAACCCGGTCTCAACTTCGTCACGCCCTTTCTCGATCGCGTCGTTTACAAAGAAACCATTCGCGAAAAAGTTCTCGACATCCCGCCCCAGCAGTGCATCACCCGCGACAACGTCTCCATCAGCGTTGATGCCGTCGTTTACTGGCGCATCCTCGACATGGCCAAAGCCTACTACAAAGTCGAGAACCTCAGAACCGCCATGGTCAACATGGTTCTCACCCAAATCCGGGCCGAAATGGGCAAGATGGAGCTCGACGAAACCTTCACCGCCCGCTCCGAAATCAACGAAGTCTTGCTCCGAGAGCTAGACATCGCAACTGACCCCTGGGGCGTCAAAGTCACCCGGGTTGAGTTGCGCGACATCGTTCCCTCCAAAGCCGTTCAGGACTCCATGGAGCTCCAGATGGCCGCCGAGCGCCGGAAGCGAGCAGCCATTCTCACATCTGAAGGCGAGCGGGAAGCATCTGTCAACGCGGCTCGCGGCGCAGCAGAAGCCCAAGTCCTGGAAGCCGAAGCACGCCAAAAGTCCTCAATTCTAGCGGCCGAGGCCGAGCAAAAAGCCTTGGTCCTCAAAGCCCAGGCCGAACGCCAGGAGCGCGTCCTCAAAGCGCAGGGAACTGCTGAAGCCATTCAGATCATTGCTCGGACCATCAATGGAGATGCCGATGCCCAGAATGCTCTACAGTTTTTGCTCGCCCAAAACTATCTGGAAATGGGCATGCACATTGGCAGCAGCAACAGCAGCAAGGTGATGTTCATGGACCCCCGCAGCATTCCCGCCAGCATTGAGGGTATGCGCAGCATTATTAGTGATGCCAGTGACGCATCCCCGGCTGCTCCTCCGGCCAACCCCCTCAAAGATTTAGGCCTCTAG
- a CDS encoding ferredoxin-thioredoxin reductase variable chain has translation MKVGDRVRVKESVIVYHHPEHRNEPFDIQGQEGEIVGVLHEWKGTAISANLPFQIQFSKKFRAHLRDGELELV, from the coding sequence ATGAAAGTTGGCGATCGCGTCCGCGTGAAAGAATCGGTCATTGTCTATCATCATCCCGAGCACCGGAATGAGCCCTTTGATATTCAGGGCCAGGAAGGCGAAATCGTGGGGGTGCTGCACGAGTGGAAAGGAACGGCCATCAGCGCTAACCTGCCTTTCCAAATTCAGTTCAGCAAAAAGTTTCGGGCCCACCTGCGGGATGGAGAACTGGAGCTAGTGTAG